The window CGAGTCGAACGGCAAACGCACCGTCGGACGCTTTGTTAATCGCGAATTTCAGGCCGTCAAAAAAGCCAAACGATGAGGCGCGGCGGCAGTTCCGCAGAAAGTGCGGTTTCCTGGATCGAGTATCTCGATCGCCGCCCCATCGTGGTTGCGATCGCCGGCCCAAATGGCGCGGGAAAATCCACCTTCTTCGAGTCACATCTCAAATCAGCGGGTCTGCGTTTTCTCAATGCCGACGCGGTCGCGCGGGAATTGGAGGTGGATGCTTACGAAGCGGCCCGGATGATTGCGGCGCTACGGATCGAGCTGCTGAACCAGCGTGAGAGCTTCATATTTGAGACGGTGTTTTCGGATCCCGTGGGCGACAAGCTGAATTTTTTAAAACAAGCGGGGCAATCGGGCTATGCCGTCGTCCTCTGTTTTGTGGGAATTTCCAGCGCAGAAACTTCGGATCAACGCGTGGCGATGCGAGTCTTCCAAGGCGGGCATGACGTGCCGCCGGAGAAGTTGGTTCAGCGCTTCCCGCGCACGCTCGCGAATCTCGCTGCAGCCGTTCGCGAACTGCCTTGTGTCGTGGTGTTTGACAACGAGGACTTGAAAGCGCCGTTCCGTCATGTGACTACCTGCGGAAATGGTCAAACTCTGCAGTTGAACGAACCAGTTCCCTCCTGGTTCAAACGTCTTCTGTAAGTCTTG of the Verrucomicrobiia bacterium genome contains:
- a CDS encoding zeta toxin family protein translates to MRRGGSSAESAVSWIEYLDRRPIVVAIAGPNGAGKSTFFESHLKSAGLRFLNADAVARELEVDAYEAARMIAALRIELLNQRESFIFETVFSDPVGDKLNFLKQAGQSGYAVVLCFVGISSAETSDQRVAMRVFQGGHDVPPEKLVQRFPRTLANLAAAVRELPCVVVFDNEDLKAPFRHVTTCGNGQTLQLNEPVPSWFKRLL